One Paraburkholderia caffeinilytica DNA segment encodes these proteins:
- a CDS encoding AraC family transcriptional regulator produces the protein MNAATPIPQPHSGSRITLLSSKALGWQGFGAELVNVSAGLHRIPALKHHRVGVHVGAPVRARCICSERRYSRIQAHGDADVIPAGVDGQWTDEAACTIFSVWIGEDFARRTIEQLELKTGEARLRPQLQMRDPRFQHLAWALRAELEADDASDPLYAESLCTAMVVRLIGNAPVLDRLENKRRTLAPKTAARVIEFIEAHLDQRLTLGELATHAELSVPHFKVLFRETLGMPVHQYVVQRRVERARALLLQGKLSASQIALETGFAHQSHMAHWMGRLLGITPRELVRSSANPHSIIELDSFHARRIATPR, from the coding sequence ATGAATGCCGCGACACCGATACCGCAGCCGCACAGTGGTTCCCGCATTACGTTGCTCTCGAGCAAGGCGCTCGGCTGGCAGGGCTTTGGTGCGGAGCTGGTCAACGTGTCGGCCGGGCTGCACCGGATTCCCGCGCTCAAGCATCATCGCGTGGGCGTGCATGTCGGCGCGCCGGTGAGGGCGCGTTGCATATGCAGTGAGCGCCGCTACTCGCGGATTCAGGCGCATGGCGATGCCGATGTGATTCCCGCGGGCGTCGACGGGCAGTGGACCGATGAAGCCGCCTGCACGATTTTCAGTGTGTGGATCGGCGAAGACTTCGCGCGGAGGACCATCGAACAACTGGAATTGAAGACGGGCGAAGCGCGGCTTCGTCCGCAACTCCAGATGCGCGACCCGCGCTTTCAGCATCTGGCCTGGGCGTTACGCGCGGAACTCGAAGCGGACGATGCGTCCGATCCGCTCTACGCCGAAAGCCTCTGCACGGCAATGGTGGTGCGTCTGATCGGCAACGCACCGGTGCTCGACAGACTCGAGAACAAGCGTCGCACGCTTGCGCCGAAGACCGCGGCGCGCGTGATCGAGTTTATCGAAGCGCACCTCGATCAGCGTCTCACGCTTGGCGAACTGGCGACGCACGCCGAATTGAGTGTCCCGCATTTCAAGGTGCTGTTTCGCGAGACACTTGGCATGCCGGTGCATCAGTACGTGGTGCAAAGGCGAGTGGAGCGGGCAAGGGCGTTATTGCTCCAAGGCAAGTTGAGCGCGAGTCAGATCGCGCTGGAGACGGGCTTCGCGCATCAGAGTCATATGGCGCATTGGATGGGGCGGTTGTTGGGCATTACGCCGCGAGAGTTGGTCAGGTCAAGCGCGAATCCACACAGCATTATCGAACTCGATTCCTTCCATGCTCGCCGCATCGCAACACCGCGATAA
- a CDS encoding NAD(P)H-binding protein: MFVIFGAAGNVGRVSAAALRRAGREVRAVVRNGKQGDTLAAIGCEIAIADLLDPTSVARAIEGAYGVQILCPVPHANADPSTTMRRMIDVSADALRANPPHRLLALSDYGAEHPSGTGITTLFHYLETQLAPVGSQLTFLRAAEHMHNWARMLPVALARGVLPSLHHPLSKLFPTVAAHDVGLLAAELLLDDRPAKMSPRVVSLEGEARVSALDIARTLGELAHRQIAAHEVPRGEWAAMLQGAGLSENHARLITDLYDSHNAGRIDVETEVSERRFGATALVDVLASILARMAETATATGTATATAR; encoded by the coding sequence GTGTTTGTGATCTTTGGAGCAGCAGGCAATGTAGGCAGAGTAAGCGCGGCGGCGTTGCGCCGGGCAGGCCGCGAAGTACGCGCGGTCGTGCGTAACGGCAAGCAAGGCGACACGCTGGCGGCAATCGGCTGCGAAATCGCCATCGCCGATCTGCTCGATCCAACCTCTGTCGCACGCGCTATCGAAGGGGCGTACGGGGTACAGATACTGTGTCCGGTGCCGCACGCGAACGCCGATCCCTCAACCACGATGCGGCGCATGATCGACGTGAGCGCGGACGCCTTGCGCGCCAACCCGCCGCACCGCCTGCTCGCGCTGTCCGACTACGGCGCGGAACACCCGAGCGGCACCGGCATCACGACGCTCTTCCACTACCTCGAAACGCAACTCGCGCCTGTTGGCTCGCAGTTGACGTTTCTGCGCGCAGCCGAACACATGCACAACTGGGCGCGCATGCTGCCGGTCGCGCTTGCCAGAGGTGTGCTGCCAAGTCTGCATCATCCGTTGAGCAAGCTGTTTCCGACAGTCGCCGCACACGATGTCGGGCTGCTGGCCGCCGAATTATTGCTCGACGACAGACCGGCGAAGATGTCGCCACGGGTGGTGAGCCTCGAGGGTGAGGCGCGCGTCAGCGCGCTAGACATCGCGCGCACGCTCGGTGAATTGGCGCACCGGCAGATTGCGGCTCATGAAGTGCCGCGAGGCGAATGGGCCGCCATGCTGCAAGGCGCGGGACTCAGCGAAAACCACGCGCGTCTCATTACGGATCTGTACGACTCACACAACGCGGGTCGCATCGACGTCGAAACGGAGGTCAGCGAGCGGCGCTTCGGCGCGACCGCGCTAGTGGACGTGCTTGCGTCGATCCTGGCGCGCATGGCTGAAACTGCGACGGCAACTGGAACTGCAACTGCGACGGCACGCTGA